One stretch of Arachis duranensis cultivar V14167 chromosome 1, aradu.V14167.gnm2.J7QH, whole genome shotgun sequence DNA includes these proteins:
- the LOC107487289 gene encoding uncharacterized protein LOC107487289, which produces MPKNFTLPSTLKPYQGIGDPNVHVTKFHAMMFMNKEFDPILCHTFPTFLDGAALIWFSNLPKGSISNFDELVDQFINHFAALKIDVHNSDYLSTIKQGSNKSLKDYMTRFTEATNEIPNLNPEVHLYALKSGLCPGKFQESIVIAKPKTLAEFREKATTQIEIEEFRALRKAEKPIPNREEERQNRHLNSRTDQRSFRLTPKFDSYTPLNSRREDIIRDILHSKLIKPPNRASTYQDQQHVDKSKYCAFHQKYDHTIDDCVIAKDVLKKLARQGLLDNYLDGRERKRNTKDLGQPSKTIDNPGDKRKKVDNDINLPRRIINCIFGCFAGGGCTNSARKRSYRAMMTMTESNPSQPTNKNKPEISFIPKDYKANDQNLDDPVVITTQVGEPLVKKILMDPGSSADVLFYSTFQKMKLSDKNLQHSSGELVGFSGERVSIRGYIWLQTTFGEYPNSKTIDIQYLVVDNKVITIHGDQKEAS; this is translated from the coding sequence ATGCCCAAGAACTTCACCCTGCCTTCAACCCTAAAACCCTACCAAGGAATAGGAGACCCAAATGTTCATGTTACCAAGTTCCATGCTATGATGTTCATGAACAAAGAATTTGACCCGATCCTGTGCCACACCTTCCCAACCTTCCTGGATGGAGCTGCCTTGATTTGGTTCTCCAACCTCCCAAAAGGTTCCATCTCAAACTTCGATGAGCTGGTCGACCAGTTCATCAATCATTTTGCCGCATTAAAAATAGACGTCCACAATTCTGATTACCTAAGCACCATCAAACAAGGGTCGAACAAAAGTCTAAAAGACTACATGACCAGGTTCACCGAAGCAACCAACGAGATACCCAACCTAAATCCTGAAGTCCACCTCTACGCCCTAAAGAGTGGTCTCTGTCCAGGAAAATTCCAAGAATCTATAGTCATAGCAAAGCCAAAGACCCTGGCCGAGTTTCGAGAAAAAGCAACAACTcagattgaaattgaagaatttcGAGCACTGCGAAAAGCGGAAAAACCCATCCCAAATAGAGAAGAGGAAAGACAAAACAGGCACTTAAATAGCAGAACAGACCAGAGATCATTCAGGCTAACACCCAAGTTCGACAGCTACACCCCCCTTAATTCAAGGAGGGAGGACATTATAAGAGACATACTGCACTCAAAACTTATCAAACCCCCAAACAGGGCCAGTACATATCAAGACCAGCAACATGTAGATAAATCCAAGTACTGCGCTTTCCACCAGAAGTATGACCACACCATAGACGACTGCGTTATAGCAAAAGATGTCCTTAAAAAGCTGGCCCGCCAAGGGCTATTGGACAACTATCTCGACGGACGTGAACGAAAGCGGAACACAAAGGACCTCGGCCAGCCATCCAAAACAATTGACAATCCCGGAGATAAAAGGAAAAAGGTAGACAATGATATAAATCTACCTCgcagaataataaattgcatcTTTGGTTGTTTTGCAGGTGGCGGATGCACAAACTCGGCAAGAAAAAGATCATACCGAGCTATGATGACGATGACAGAATCGAATCCATCCCAACCTACCAACAAGAACAAACCAGAAATTTCATTCATCCCTAAAGACTATAAGGCGAATGATCAAAACCTGGACGACCCTGTAGTCATCACAACACAGGTCGGAGAGCCACTGGTAAAGAAAATCCTTATGGATCCGGGAAGCAGCGCAGACGTGCTGTTCTATTCAACATTCCAAAAGATGAAATTAAGTGACAAGAACCTCCAACACTCGTCCGGAGAACTGGTAGGTTTCTCAGGTGAGCGCGTCTCTATCCGAGGTTACATTTGGTTACAGACCACTTTTGGAGAATATCCTAACAGTAAAACAATAGACATACAATACCTTGTCGTGGATAACAAGGTCATAACTATCCACGGAGACCAAAAGGAAGCTAGCTAG
- the LOC107487297 gene encoding uncharacterized protein LOC107487297: MKRHLLYGEAALGTCKGTPTLKFVIDIFVAGLTESTLGVILVCWDSGGLIGAICLEEDICDNYTELQNYCDCGSVFEYQFSIIFDHMEVFGSKMGLVSMVVEYNVEEVVDRLRLITIGRPTISIGLFREYVSVQLTNTIGTLSSAITDADIIELGVSHDVLPQQDDDVQEEDEVDVDEEEEDEFDDQETTLKNEDGELEEEDDESEYD, from the exons ATGAAACGTCATCTGCTCTATGGGGAGGCGGCATTGGGTACCTGCAAAGGGACTCCAACGCTCAA GTTTGTTATTGATATCTTTGTTGCTGGTTTGACGGAGTCCACCTTGGGTGTTATCCTAGTTTGTTGGGATAGTGGTGGTTTGATTGGAGCGATTTGTTTGGAGGAGGATATCTGTGACAATTATACCGAGCTCCAAAATTATTGTGATTGTGGGTCAGTGTTTGAGTACCAGTTCAGTATCATATTT gatcatatggaggtgtttggtagTAAGATgggacttgtgagtatggtggttgagtacaatgttgaggaggtggttgaTAGGTTGAGGTTGATAACCATAGGGAGGCCCACCATATCTATTGGATTG TTCAGAGAATACGTCAGCGTACAACTAACTAACACAATAGGAACCCTTAGCTCGGCTATTACGGATGCTGATATCATTGAACTTGGAGTAAGTCACGATGTACTACCACAACAAGACGACgatgttcaagaagaagacgagGTCGACGTGgacgaagaagaggaagatgagttCGATGATCaggaaactaccttaaaaaatGAGGATGGTGAActagaggaagaagatgatgaatctgAATATGATTAA